One segment of Cyprinus carpio isolate SPL01 chromosome A17, ASM1834038v1, whole genome shotgun sequence DNA contains the following:
- the LOC109089249 gene encoding methylmalonate-semialdehyde dehydrogenase [acylating], mitochondrial-like has product MAATLIRSLVKKRVPLQMGRMCYSSSVSTTKLFIDGKFVESKSPEWLDIHNPATNEVIGRVPKATHEEMLAAVDSCSRAYHTWSETSILARQQIFLRYQQLIKDNIKELAKLITLEQGKTLADAEGDVFRGLQVVEHTCSITSLMLGETLPSITKDMDTYTFRMPIGVCAGIAPFNFPAMIPLWMFPMGMVCGNTYLLKPSERVPGCAMMLAKLLQDAGAPDGTLNIIHGQHDAVNFICDHPAIKAISFVGSNQAGEYIYERGSKNGKRVQSNMGAKNHGVVMPDANKENTLNQLVGAAFGAAGQRCMALSTAVLVGEARNWLPELVERAKGLRVNAGDQPGADVGPLISPQAKERVNSLIQSGVDEGAKVLLDGRNVKVKGYENGNFVGPTIVSNVTPDMKCYKEEIFGPVLVVLEADSLDDAIKIVNKNPYGNGTAIFTTNGAAARKYTHEVDVGQIGVNVPIPVPLPMFSFTGSRASFRGDTNFYGKQGIQFYTQIKTVTSQWKAEDASLKSPAVTMPTMGR; this is encoded by the exons ATGGCAGCGACATTAATTCGTTCCCTTGTAAAGAAGAGG GTTCCTCTTCAGATGGGACGCATGTGCTACTCCTCCTCTGTG TCCACCACCAAGTTGTTCATTGATGGAAAGTTTGTAGAATCCAAGAGTCCAGAATGGTTGGACATTCACAATCCT GCCACCAATGAGGTCATTGGTCGGGTGCCAAAGGCCACACACGAGGAGATGTTGGCTGCTGTGGACTCGTGCTCAAGGGCGTACCACACCTGGTCCGAAACGTCCATCCTGGCCCGCCAGCAGATCTTCCTTCGCTATCAGCAGCTCATTAAAGACAATATA AAAGAGCTGGCAAAGCTGATAACCCTGGAGCAGGGAAAAACCCTGGCTGATGCTGAGGGCGACGTGTTCAGAGGACTGC AGGTGGTGGAGCACACCTGTAGTATCACATCCCTTATGCTGGGCGAGACCCTCCCCTCTATCACTAAAGACATGGACACGTACACATTCCGGATGCCCATTGGTGTATGTGCCGGTATTGCCCCCTTCAATTTCCCTGCCATGATTCCACTGTGGATGTTCCCAATGGGCATGGTGTGCGGGAACACCTATTTATTGAAGCCCTCGGAGAGAGTGCCTGGCTGCGCCATGATGCTGGCCAAACTTCTGCAGGACGCCGGAGCTCCGGATGGAACATTAAACATAATCCACGGACAGCATGATG CTGTGAACTTCATCTGTGACCATCCTGCCATCAAAGCCATCAGTTTCGTAGGCTCCAACCAGGCTGGCGAGTATATCTATGAGAGAGGCTCCAAAAATGGCAAAAGAGTGCAGAGCAACATG GGGGCGAAGAATCACGGTGTGGTGATGCCTGATGCTAACAAGGAGAACACACTAAACCAGTTGGTTGGTGCTGCTTTTGGAGCAGCAGGTCAGAGATGTATGGCACTTTCCACGGCTGTCCTCGTAGGAGAAGCACGAAACTGGTTGCCTGAACTGGTTGAGCGTGCAAAGGGTCTCCGTGTTAACGCAG GTGACCAGCCTGGAGCTGATGTGGGACCTCTTATCTCACCTCAGGCCAAAGAGCGAGTGAACAGCCTTATTCAGAGTGGTGTGGATGAGGGTGCCAAGGTGCTGCTTGATGGCAGGAATGTGAAGGTCAAGGGTTACGAAAACGGGAACTTCGTAGGACCAACCATCGTTAGCAATGTCACG CCGGACATGAAGTGCTATAAGGAGGAGATATTTGGACCTGTGTTGGTGGTCCTGGAGGCCGACAGCTTGGATGATGCCATCAAAATAGTCAATAAGAACCCGTACGGCAACGGTACTGCCATCTTCACCACCAACGGTGCCGCGGCTCGTAAATACACCCATGAAGTTGATGTTGGacag ATTGGAGTCAATGTACCAATCCCAGTCCCACTGCCCATGTTTTCATTCACCGGTTCCAGAGCCTCCTTCAGGGGTGACACCAATTTCTATGGAAAGCAA GGCATTCAGTTCTACACACAGATCAAAACGGTTACCTCGCAGTGGAAGGCAGAAGATGCTTCGCTGAAGTCCCCTGCCGTTACCATGCCAACAATGGGACGttaa
- the LOC109089262 gene encoding maleylacetoacetate isomerase-like isoform X1 encodes MSASAARLIKPVLYGYFRSSCSWRVRIAFALKGIEYEQKPVNLIKDGGQQLTDQFKAINPMQQVPAVTIDGITLSQSLAIIQYIEETRPEPRLLPADPKQRGQVRIICDIIASGIQPLQNLYVLQKIGAEKVQWAQHFINQGFEALEPILKQTAGKYCVGDEISMADICLVPQVYNAERFKVDMSQFPTIRRLNQTLTEIDAFKISHPSCQPDTPDDLQA; translated from the exons ATGAGTGCATCAGCTGCACGTTTAATCAAG CCTGTTCTTTACGGATATTTTAGAAGTTCATGCTCTTGGAGAGTCCGGATAG CGTTTGCATTGAAAGGGATTGAATATGAGCAAAAGCCAGTAAATCTCATCAAGGATGGTGGGCAGCAG CTAACAGATCAATTTAAGGCAATAAACCCAATGCAGCAAGTGCCTGCAGTCACCATTGATGGCATCACCTTGTCTCAGTCG TTGGCCATCATCCAGTACATTGAGGAAACTCGTCCAGAGCCCCGCCTCCTGCCTGCAGACCCAAAGCAGAGGGGGCAGGTCCGCATCATCTGTGACATCATCGCGTCTGGGATCCAGCCCCTCCAG AACCTGTATGTGCTTCAGAAAATTGGAGCAGAGAAGGTACAGTGGGCTCAGCATTTCATCAACCAAGGATTCGAGG CCTTAGAGCCTATTCTGAAGCAGACGGCAGGGAAATACTGTGTTGGCGATGAG ATATCCATGGCAGATATTTGTCTTGTGCCTCAAGTCTACAACGCTGAAAG GTTCAAGGTGGATATGTCCCAGTTCCCTACTATCAGAAGGTTAAACCAGACCTTAACTGAGATTGATGCTTTCAAAATCAGTCATCCATCATGTCAGCCTGATACTCCTGATGATTTGCAGGCATAA
- the LOC109089262 gene encoding maleylacetoacetate isomerase-like isoform X2, with protein MHAMATQAKPVLYGYFRSSCSWRVRIAFALKGIEYEQKPVNLIKDGGQQLTDQFKAINPMQQVPAVTIDGITLSQSLAIIQYIEETRPEPRLLPADPKQRGQVRIICDIIASGIQPLQNLYVLQKIGAEKVQWAQHFINQGFEALEPILKQTAGKYCVGDEISMADICLVPQVYNAERFKVDMSQFPTIRRLNQTLTEIDAFKISHPSCQPDTPDDLQA; from the exons ATGCATGCTATGGCGACACAAGCGAAG CCTGTTCTTTACGGATATTTTAGAAGTTCATGCTCTTGGAGAGTCCGGATAG CGTTTGCATTGAAAGGGATTGAATATGAGCAAAAGCCAGTAAATCTCATCAAGGATGGTGGGCAGCAG CTAACAGATCAATTTAAGGCAATAAACCCAATGCAGCAAGTGCCTGCAGTCACCATTGATGGCATCACCTTGTCTCAGTCG TTGGCCATCATCCAGTACATTGAGGAAACTCGTCCAGAGCCCCGCCTCCTGCCTGCAGACCCAAAGCAGAGGGGGCAGGTCCGCATCATCTGTGACATCATCGCGTCTGGGATCCAGCCCCTCCAG AACCTGTATGTGCTTCAGAAAATTGGAGCAGAGAAGGTACAGTGGGCTCAGCATTTCATCAACCAAGGATTCGAGG CCTTAGAGCCTATTCTGAAGCAGACGGCAGGGAAATACTGTGTTGGCGATGAG ATATCCATGGCAGATATTTGTCTTGTGCCTCAAGTCTACAACGCTGAAAG GTTCAAGGTGGATATGTCCCAGTTCCCTACTATCAGAAGGTTAAACCAGACCTTAACTGAGATTGATGCTTTCAAAATCAGTCATCCATCATGTCAGCCTGATACTCCTGATGATTTGCAGGCATAA